The uncultured Bacteroides sp. genome has a segment encoding these proteins:
- a CDS encoding LytTR family DNA-binding domain-containing protein, with protein sequence MNCIVVDDEPLAREGMGLLVKKTNELNLVASLNSADAAAKFMLSESVDLVFLDIQMPGTNGIEFAKSISQNTLIIFTTAYAEYALDSYEVDAIDYLLKPVTLNRFQKAVDKAVSYHSMLQSKVNSHIESVEMDFIFVKSERRIFKIYFKDIRYIEGLKDYVVIYTQDAKIITAINLKNIYEQLPHHIFIRVSKSYIVNLSHIDSLDNNDIQIGSQKIPIGNSFRDYLFDKFISKKILSSKS encoded by the coding sequence ATGAATTGTATCGTGGTTGATGATGAGCCTTTGGCCAGAGAAGGGATGGGACTTCTGGTTAAGAAGACTAATGAACTGAATCTTGTTGCCAGTCTGAATAGTGCGGATGCTGCTGCTAAATTTATGCTTTCAGAATCTGTTGATCTGGTTTTTCTGGATATTCAGATGCCGGGTACAAATGGCATTGAATTTGCAAAATCGATTTCTCAGAACACACTGATCATATTTACTACTGCTTATGCTGAGTATGCACTGGATAGTTATGAGGTGGATGCTATTGATTACCTTCTTAAGCCAGTAACTTTGAACCGCTTTCAGAAAGCGGTGGATAAGGCTGTTTCTTACCACAGTATGTTGCAGTCAAAGGTGAACAGCCACATTGAATCCGTTGAAATGGATTTTATATTCGTAAAGTCGGAACGCCGGATATTTAAGATTTATTTTAAGGATATTCGTTATATTGAGGGACTGAAAGATTATGTGGTGATCTATACTCAGGATGCGAAGATTATTACGGCCATCAACCTGAAAAATATATATGAACAGTTGCCGCATCATATTTTTATCCGTGTAAGTAAATCGTATATAGTCAATCTGTCTCACATTGATTCTCTGGATAATAATGATATTCAGATTGGAAGCCAGAAAATTCCTATTGGCAACAGTTTCCGGGATTATCTTTTCGATAAATTCATCTCTAAAAAGATTCTGAGCAGTAAATCGTAA
- a CDS encoding TolC family protein, whose protein sequence is MKITIKKHIVTCALIYMTCLQGNAQTSVQPLTYSQYMEKVNAGNLEYAAEKLNVSISEAEAIAAKVRNDPQLGFSYFNNEQAKKKMGYGGSVSISQTVTFGKRTAAVELAHSESSLTIALLADYLRNLRADATVAYMEALKQDQLYKVKQNAYQNIFELAKSDSIRLSKGKIMEIDAIQSKLEAGIMYNELLKSESEMKNALTSLSVYTGTKNVSLLFHPDASLHIARRSFDLPDLIKQGTVSRSDITAAMQNVDVANRALKVARRERNMDVDVSLEVSHNAQVKNEDAPAPAYSGVTAGIAIPLQFSRLNKGAILAAKRRTEQASIQYDQAVLQVQNEILKAYHQYESLTKQVEHYENGMLEQANQVLKGKIYSYSRGEVSLLEVLNAQRTYDDVQALYYETLFNYASAMVELEKSAGIWDIKL, encoded by the coding sequence ATGAAAATAACTATAAAAAAGCACATTGTTACATGTGCACTAATCTATATGACATGTCTGCAAGGTAATGCGCAGACATCCGTGCAGCCGCTCACCTACTCCCAGTATATGGAGAAGGTAAATGCAGGAAATCTGGAATATGCTGCCGAAAAACTTAACGTCAGCATCTCCGAGGCAGAAGCCATTGCTGCCAAAGTGAGAAACGACCCGCAACTGGGATTCAGCTACTTCAACAATGAGCAGGCAAAAAAGAAAATGGGATACGGAGGTTCTGTATCCATTTCGCAGACTGTTACTTTTGGCAAACGAACAGCGGCAGTAGAACTGGCTCACAGTGAGAGTTCTCTTACCATAGCCCTTCTTGCCGACTACTTACGCAACCTAAGGGCAGATGCCACCGTTGCGTATATGGAAGCACTAAAGCAAGATCAGTTGTACAAGGTTAAACAGAATGCTTACCAGAATATCTTTGAACTGGCAAAGTCAGACAGTATCCGTCTATCTAAAGGAAAGATAATGGAGATAGATGCTATTCAGAGCAAGCTTGAAGCAGGAATCATGTACAACGAACTGTTGAAATCGGAATCAGAGATGAAGAATGCTCTTACATCCCTTTCAGTGTATACCGGAACAAAAAACGTTTCTCTCCTCTTCCATCCTGATGCATCGCTGCACATCGCCCGCCGCAGTTTCGACTTGCCCGACTTAATCAAACAGGGAACTGTTTCAAGATCGGACATTACCGCAGCTATGCAGAATGTCGATGTAGCCAACCGTGCCCTGAAGGTAGCACGTCGTGAAAGAAACATGGATGTTGATGTATCTCTGGAAGTGAGCCACAATGCACAGGTAAAGAACGAAGATGCGCCAGCGCCTGCATATTCAGGAGTAACAGCAGGAATAGCTATTCCGTTGCAATTCTCCCGACTAAACAAAGGCGCTATTCTGGCTGCGAAACGTCGCACCGAGCAAGCCTCCATTCAGTATGACCAGGCAGTTTTGCAGGTTCAGAATGAGATATTAAAAGCATATCATCAATATGAGTCACTCACCAAACAGGTGGAACATTATGAGAACGGTATGCTAGAGCAAGCCAATCAGGTACTGAAAGGCAAAATATACAGCTACAGCCGTGGAGAAGTTTCACTTCTCGAAGTACTGAATGCTCAGCGCACTTATGACGATGTACAGGCACTCTATTACGAAACACTGTTCAACTATGCATCTGCCATGGTAGAACTAGAAAAGAGTGCCGGAATATGGGATATTAAACTGTAA
- a CDS encoding CusA/CzcA family heavy metal efflux RND transporter, whose protein sequence is MKKLINLAIHRRGLMFVVFCFIAVIGYYSWDQLAIDAYPDIADVTVQVVTQVPGLAAEEIEQQISIPIERTLNGLPGMTVMRSRNSFGISTITLVFEDGVDDYWARQRVQERLGDVELPYNAVPGLNPLTSATGEIFRYVLESKNHDLRELTDLNKWIVIPRLKQVTGVADVSNFGGITTQYQIEVDPHKMEQYNISLADIKDKIEKNNINAGGSILNRGDLSYVIRGIGLVKDLNDLGQVVLKSENGVPVYLNDVGKLKYGNLERKGVLGYCDNKINLTDGVEGIVQMLRFQNPSSVLKDVHLAVDELNSSILPKGVTIHPFVDRTNLVDTTLHTVSHTLLEGMILVVLVLILFLGNWKGALLVALTIPLSLLIAFILMHVTGIPANLLSLGAIDFGILVDGAIVMMETILKKRESNPLVPLQEESIMKRAFEVAKPILFSTLIIITAYLPLFTFQHIEKKLFTPMAYTVGYALLGALAVSFFLIPGLAFMAYRKPSKIYKNKWLEKLSDIYHRQTVNILKKPKRVLAPLAVILLLAGVFSYTVGKDFLPPLDEGSIWIQMQLPPGISIDRSKQMAEDFRKTIMKFDEVSYVMTQVGRDDAGTDAFSLSHVECSVGLKPYDTWKNGKKKADLIEEMSAALKKMPGYTVGFSQPIIDMVMDQVAGAHSDLAVKIYGENLADTRRVSEQVEKTLKGIKGAEDVTIDEEPPLPQLQIIADRDLIAQYGLNISDVTDLIEMAIGGTSISQIFVGSKSYDVTCRFNEESRSTPEEIGNLMLTTDSGVKIPLSQVAHIKMTTGASTITREMNKRHLTVRVNLRGVDLTSFLQEANRQIDKNVEYNKQNIHIKWGGQFENQQRAYSRLAVVIPLALGIMLLLLFGAFGKFRQAALQMSVIPLAVFGGMLALNLRGMTLNVSSAVGFIALVGVAIQNGVIMVSHINNLRKDGKDLYEAVVTGTRHRFRPVLMTATVAVLGLLPASFSTGIGSDVQRPLATVIVYGLLFSTVITLYVLPALYFMIENHQLKLEQKRVQEEEKQQKLYESNQDKV, encoded by the coding sequence ATGAAAAAGTTAATCAATCTGGCAATACATCGGCGAGGCCTGATGTTTGTCGTGTTTTGCTTTATAGCCGTTATCGGTTATTATTCATGGGATCAGCTGGCTATTGACGCCTATCCGGACATTGCCGATGTTACGGTACAGGTGGTTACACAGGTTCCGGGACTGGCTGCAGAGGAGATAGAGCAACAAATTAGTATTCCTATCGAACGGACACTGAACGGACTTCCGGGGATGACTGTGATGCGAAGTCGGAACTCCTTTGGTATATCTACCATAACGCTTGTTTTTGAAGACGGTGTAGATGATTATTGGGCACGGCAGCGGGTTCAGGAACGTTTGGGTGATGTGGAACTGCCTTATAACGCTGTTCCGGGACTTAATCCGCTCACTTCTGCTACGGGTGAAATATTCCGTTATGTGCTGGAAAGCAAGAATCACGATCTGCGTGAGCTGACCGACCTCAACAAATGGATAGTCATTCCCCGGCTAAAACAAGTTACCGGTGTAGCCGATGTGAGCAACTTCGGAGGAATCACCACTCAATATCAGATAGAAGTTGACCCACATAAAATGGAGCAATACAACATCTCATTGGCAGATATAAAAGATAAGATAGAGAAAAACAATATCAATGCCGGAGGTAGTATTCTTAATCGTGGCGATCTGAGTTATGTGATACGTGGGATAGGACTTGTGAAAGATCTGAACGATTTAGGACAGGTAGTCCTGAAATCAGAGAACGGTGTTCCTGTTTACCTCAATGATGTAGGTAAACTGAAATACGGCAATCTGGAACGCAAAGGTGTGCTTGGCTACTGCGACAACAAAATTAACCTCACCGACGGGGTAGAAGGCATTGTTCAGATGCTTCGTTTCCAAAATCCTTCATCGGTTCTGAAAGATGTGCATCTGGCAGTAGATGAGCTTAATAGTTCTATATTGCCAAAAGGGGTAACAATTCATCCATTTGTGGACCGCACCAATCTGGTAGATACCACGCTACACACCGTTTCACACACCTTGCTTGAAGGTATGATACTGGTTGTACTTGTGCTTATTTTATTCCTTGGTAACTGGAAAGGAGCTTTGCTGGTGGCCCTGACCATTCCACTTTCATTGCTGATAGCCTTCATATTGATGCATGTAACCGGTATTCCGGCCAACCTGCTCTCATTGGGAGCTATAGACTTTGGTATATTAGTGGACGGAGCCATTGTAATGATGGAAACCATCCTGAAAAAGCGGGAAAGTAATCCACTTGTACCACTGCAGGAAGAGTCTATTATGAAGCGGGCATTCGAAGTAGCCAAGCCTATTCTTTTCTCAACGCTCATTATCATTACAGCTTACCTTCCGCTATTTACATTTCAGCATATTGAAAAGAAACTGTTTACTCCAATGGCCTACACTGTGGGATATGCATTGCTGGGAGCTCTGGCTGTGTCCTTCTTCCTGATACCTGGACTTGCATTCATGGCCTATCGCAAACCAAGCAAGATCTATAAGAATAAATGGCTGGAAAAACTGTCTGATATCTATCACAGGCAGACTGTCAATATATTGAAGAAACCCAAAAGAGTACTTGCACCTCTTGCAGTAATCCTTTTACTGGCCGGAGTGTTCAGTTACACAGTAGGAAAAGACTTTCTTCCTCCGCTCGATGAAGGCTCTATCTGGATTCAGATGCAGCTTCCTCCGGGAATCTCCATTGACAGATCCAAACAGATGGCTGAAGATTTCCGTAAAACAATTATGAAGTTCGATGAAGTGTCTTACGTAATGACACAGGTAGGTCGTGATGATGCCGGAACTGATGCTTTTTCACTTTCGCATGTGGAATGCAGCGTGGGACTAAAGCCTTACGACACCTGGAAAAACGGAAAAAAGAAAGCCGATCTGATAGAAGAAATGTCGGCAGCACTGAAAAAGATGCCAGGATATACCGTAGGATTTTCACAGCCCATTATCGACATGGTGATGGATCAGGTTGCCGGAGCGCACAGTGACCTTGCCGTTAAGATTTACGGTGAAAATCTGGCCGATACACGCCGTGTCAGCGAACAAGTGGAAAAGACATTGAAAGGTATTAAAGGAGCCGAAGATGTGACAATAGACGAAGAACCTCCTCTGCCACAGTTGCAGATTATTGCTGACAGAGACCTGATTGCTCAGTACGGACTCAACATATCCGATGTGACAGATCTTATTGAGATGGCTATCGGAGGAACTTCCATCTCACAGATCTTTGTGGGAAGTAAATCGTATGACGTAACCTGCCGTTTCAATGAAGAAAGCAGAAGCACACCTGAAGAGATCGGCAACCTGATGCTCACCACAGATTCGGGAGTAAAAATACCTCTTTCACAGGTTGCACATATAAAGATGACTACTGGAGCCAGTACCATTACCCGTGAAATGAACAAGCGCCACCTCACTGTACGTGTCAATCTCCGCGGAGTAGATTTAACCTCCTTCCTGCAGGAAGCAAACAGACAGATTGATAAGAACGTGGAATACAACAAACAGAACATTCATATCAAATGGGGCGGACAGTTTGAAAATCAGCAACGCGCCTATTCCCGGTTGGCAGTAGTCATCCCGCTCGCTCTTGGCATTATGCTACTCTTGCTGTTCGGAGCTTTCGGTAAGTTCCGCCAGGCAGCACTACAGATGAGTGTTATTCCATTGGCTGTATTCGGAGGCATGCTTGCCCTCAACCTTAGAGGCATGACACTGAATGTGTCTTCTGCTGTAGGTTTCATTGCACTGGTTGGTGTAGCCATACAGAACGGAGTGATTATGGTATCGCACATTAACAACCTCCGCAAAGATGGCAAAGATCTTTATGAAGCGGTAGTAACAGGAACCCGTCACCGTTTCCGTCCGGTACTGATGACAGCCACTGTTGCCGTGCTCGGTCTGCTGCCTGCTTCCTTCTCTACCGGCATCGGCTCGGATGTACAACGTCCGCTGGCCACTGTAATTGTTTACGGATTGTTGTTCTCAACAGTCATTACCCTTTATGTGCTTCCGGCACTCTATTTCATGATAGAAAATCATCAGCTTAAGTTGGAACAGAAAAGAGTACAGGAAGAGGAGAAACAACAGAAACTTTACGAATCTAATCAGGATAAAGTATGA
- a CDS encoding efflux RND transporter periplasmic adaptor subunit yields the protein MKKYVYLLLIATAVSSCKQKEDTKESREFTVQGDTIIVSNESSLAGKLKTTIATPETYYPSFTTSGVVKAIPTNYAEIASPFAGRITKSLVRLGQKVAAGSPIFEISSPEFFETTKAYYQAKQEMGLAYKSLRREKDLLLNKVGVEKEKEEAELNYELKKKDFENAKAALQVYRINPNQLSLGRPLVVRSPISGEVVKSNIVLGQYLKEDAEPVAIIANLDKVWVVAHVKEKDVSLIRNLSEVGISLVALPEKEIKGKIYHISEMMDEDTRSVEVLIECSNVSRQMKPGMYGTVKLTDAPTPKILIPASAVLQQEDNNYVLVSAGKNKYVKRKVTTVSATNDRLVILSGLNSGENVVTKGTFYLNDAR from the coding sequence ATGAAAAAATATGTTTATCTGTTGCTGATAGCAACAGCTGTATCTTCATGTAAGCAAAAAGAAGATACAAAAGAAAGCCGTGAGTTCACGGTTCAGGGAGATACTATTATAGTATCCAATGAGTCATCCTTAGCAGGAAAGTTAAAAACAACTATAGCTACCCCGGAAACCTACTATCCTAGTTTCACCACATCGGGAGTGGTAAAGGCCATTCCAACCAACTATGCGGAAATAGCTTCACCATTTGCCGGAAGAATAACAAAATCACTGGTCCGTCTGGGACAAAAGGTCGCAGCTGGAAGCCCGATTTTTGAAATTAGCTCACCGGAATTCTTTGAAACAACAAAAGCCTATTATCAGGCAAAGCAGGAAATGGGACTGGCATACAAAAGTCTGAGAAGAGAAAAAGACTTGCTTCTGAATAAAGTGGGTGTTGAGAAAGAAAAAGAAGAAGCCGAACTTAACTACGAACTGAAAAAGAAAGATTTCGAGAATGCAAAAGCCGCTTTGCAGGTTTATCGTATCAACCCAAATCAACTGAGCTTAGGCCGTCCGCTGGTAGTGCGTTCACCAATATCAGGAGAGGTTGTAAAAAGTAACATCGTACTTGGACAGTACCTCAAAGAAGACGCTGAGCCGGTAGCCATCATTGCCAATCTGGATAAAGTCTGGGTGGTTGCTCATGTAAAAGAGAAAGACGTGAGCTTAATCCGTAACCTGTCTGAAGTAGGAATTTCTCTGGTTGCTTTGCCCGAGAAAGAAATTAAGGGGAAGATTTACCACATCAGTGAAATGATGGACGAAGATACACGTTCTGTAGAAGTACTTATAGAATGCAGCAATGTAAGCCGCCAGATGAAACCAGGAATGTATGGTACTGTAAAACTGACCGATGCCCCTACCCCAAAAATACTTATTCCAGCCTCAGCAGTATTGCAACAGGAAGATAATAATTATGTGCTTGTATCTGCCGGAAAGAATAAGTATGTAAAGCGTAAAGTGACTACAGTTTCTGCAACAAATGACAGACTGGTTATACTTTCCGGGCTTAATTCAGGAGAGAATGTAGTTACCAAAGGAACTTTCTATCTAAATGATGCACGATAA
- a CDS encoding creatininase family protein — protein MDKEIDLSVSCYGAVKDLHYDVAILPWGATEPHNFHLPYLTDCIAPKMIAVKAASVALNEYGVRCMVMPPISLGSQNPGQRSRSFCIHARYETQYAILTDVVASLYEQGMRKLIILNGHGGNNFKNMIRDLAFVYPDFLIVQSHWFSILPCKGYFEAEIDDHAGEQETSVIMYLQPELVDLTMAGSGESQPFAIPALNDKLGWTPRHWDCATKDTGVGNPEKATAEKGKRYVADLVPLIARLFAEVGKGELY, from the coding sequence ATGGATAAAGAAATAGACCTTTCGGTTAGCTGCTATGGTGCAGTGAAAGACTTGCATTATGATGTAGCCATTCTTCCTTGGGGAGCAACAGAACCTCATAACTTTCATTTGCCATATCTCACAGATTGTATAGCACCTAAAATGATAGCTGTGAAAGCGGCATCCGTTGCATTAAATGAATATGGCGTTCGTTGCATGGTAATGCCACCCATTTCTTTGGGATCTCAGAATCCGGGTCAACGCAGTCGTAGCTTTTGTATTCACGCCCGTTATGAAACCCAGTATGCCATCTTAACAGATGTGGTTGCTTCTCTTTATGAACAGGGAATGCGAAAACTCATCATTTTGAACGGGCACGGAGGTAATAATTTTAAGAACATGATTCGTGATCTGGCTTTTGTGTATCCCGATTTTCTTATCGTTCAGTCTCACTGGTTCTCAATTTTACCATGCAAAGGTTATTTTGAAGCTGAAATCGATGATCATGCCGGGGAACAGGAGACTTCTGTAATAATGTATCTACAGCCCGAATTGGTAGATTTGACAATGGCCGGAAGTGGAGAGTCTCAACCGTTTGCCATTCCTGCATTGAACGATAAACTGGGCTGGACACCAAGACACTGGGATTGTGCAACAAAAGATACGGGAGTAGGTAATCCGGAAAAAGCAACAGCTGAAAAGGGTAAAAGATATGTGGCTGATTTGGTTCCTTTAATAGCCCGATTGTTTGCAGAAGTAGGAAAGGGAGAGCTCTATTAA
- a CDS encoding SDR family NAD(P)-dependent oxidoreductase produces the protein MKKVIIIGATSGIGYEVAKGYLKLGWRVGIAGRREDALMKLHATNPDKIEIQVLDVTKEDAPEKLQLLIDKLGGMDLFLLSSGIGSQNIALEPGIEINTARTNVGGFIRLVTAAFHYFKKQGGGHLAVISSIAGTKGLGSAPAYSATKRFQNTYIDSLAQLSRMEKLNISFTDIRPGFVQTDLLKDRNYPLLMKPDHVANRIIHALNHKKRVAIIDRRYACIVFFWRMIPSWLWERLPVKN, from the coding sequence ATGAAAAAAGTAATTATTATAGGAGCGACCTCCGGCATAGGGTATGAGGTGGCAAAAGGTTATCTGAAACTAGGATGGCGTGTTGGCATTGCCGGCAGACGAGAAGATGCATTGATGAAGTTGCATGCTACCAATCCTGATAAAATAGAGATTCAGGTATTAGACGTAACGAAAGAAGATGCTCCTGAGAAGCTGCAACTGCTGATTGACAAACTTGGTGGAATGGACTTGTTTCTGCTTAGTTCGGGCATTGGTTCGCAGAATATTGCATTAGAACCCGGCATTGAAATAAATACGGCAAGAACCAATGTGGGAGGATTTATCCGTCTGGTTACAGCTGCTTTCCACTATTTCAAGAAACAGGGAGGCGGACATCTGGCTGTAATCAGTTCCATTGCTGGCACAAAAGGTCTTGGTTCGGCCCCAGCCTATTCTGCTACCAAACGTTTTCAGAACACCTATATTGATTCATTGGCTCAATTGTCAAGAATGGAGAAGCTGAATATTTCTTTCACTGATATTCGTCCTGGATTTGTTCAGACAGATCTGCTAAAGGACAGAAATTACCCACTTTTAATGAAGCCTGATCACGTTGCCAACCGTATTATCCATGCACTGAACCATAAAAAGCGCGTAGCAATTATAGACAGAAGGTATGCCTGTATTGTATTCTTCTGGAGAATGATTCCTTCATGGCTTTGGGAACGACTTCCGGTAAAGAATTAA
- a CDS encoding IS982 family transposase has translation MSNFNANYGKILEILQQIESKMNFLNQIRKPRLSDIELIAIDLTSEYMGIDSEYQLFRILPDKLSLRIERSVYNRRRRKLFYFKEQLRKRIVFQISSSRDYFIVDSMPLEVCKLSRSRRGGICRETFETSPDKGYCATQRMYYYGYKLHAICTIDGVFSDFDLTKASVHDIHYLEDVKQNHYDCTILGDKGYLSVNYQLDLFEENNIKLEVPMRNNQHGYAKQYIVFRKARKRIETLFSQLCDQFMIRRNYAKSFNGFKTRIHSKIMALTLIQLINKLNNRNINNIKTCIA, from the coding sequence ATGAGCAACTTCAATGCAAATTACGGAAAAATATTAGAGATATTGCAACAAATAGAGTCTAAAATGAATTTTCTTAATCAGATTCGTAAACCCAGGTTATCAGATATCGAATTGATTGCTATTGATTTAACCTCAGAATATATGGGTATTGACTCTGAATATCAACTATTCAGGATTCTCCCTGATAAATTGAGTTTAAGGATTGAACGAAGCGTTTATAATAGAAGAAGACGTAAATTATTTTATTTCAAAGAACAGTTGCGTAAACGAATAGTTTTTCAGATTAGTTCGAGCAGGGATTATTTCATAGTAGATAGTATGCCTTTAGAAGTTTGTAAATTAAGTCGCAGTAGACGAGGTGGCATTTGTAGGGAAACTTTTGAAACCTCACCTGATAAAGGTTATTGTGCAACACAACGGATGTATTACTATGGTTATAAACTGCATGCAATATGTACTATTGATGGGGTTTTCTCGGATTTCGACTTAACAAAAGCATCCGTACATGATATTCATTATCTCGAAGATGTTAAGCAGAATCATTATGACTGTACTATTCTGGGAGATAAAGGATATTTGAGTGTTAATTATCAGTTGGATCTATTTGAAGAAAACAACATTAAACTAGAAGTTCCCATGAGAAATAATCAGCATGGGTATGCTAAGCAATATATTGTTTTTAGAAAAGCCAGAAAAAGAATTGAAACGTTATTCTCTCAGTTATGTGATCAGTTTATGATTCGTCGGAATTACGCTAAGTCTTTCAATGGATTTAAAACTAGAATTCATTCGAAAATTATGGCTCTAACTCTTATTCAGCTAATTAATAAATTAAATAATAGAAATATTAATAACATCAAAACATGTATTGCCTAA
- a CDS encoding SDR family oxidoreductase has translation MQSQPKVILITGASSGFGKVSAQMLSERGHIVYGTSRKQTDNQDKVTMLAMDVTDPASIQQALSRIYSEQGKIDVLINNAGMGIGGALELATEEEVALQMNTNFFGVVNMCKAVLPYMRKARHGKIINLSSIAGVMAVPYQGFYSASKFAIEGYSEALALELHPFNIKVCLVEPGDFNTGFTANRNISSSTLNDKDYGTSFAETLALIEKAENQGSNPIMLGAAICKIVEKKNPSFRTLVGPMEQILFARCKGLLPDKLIQFVLRGFYKIK, from the coding sequence ATGCAATCTCAGCCAAAAGTTATACTCATTACAGGAGCCTCTTCGGGCTTCGGAAAAGTCAGTGCGCAAATGTTGTCCGAACGTGGACATATTGTTTACGGAACCAGTAGAAAACAGACCGATAACCAAGATAAAGTAACTATGCTGGCTATGGATGTCACTGATCCTGCTTCTATTCAGCAGGCACTTAGTCGCATTTATTCGGAACAAGGAAAGATAGATGTACTTATCAATAATGCAGGCATGGGCATCGGCGGAGCATTGGAACTGGCAACCGAAGAGGAAGTTGCTCTGCAAATGAATACAAACTTCTTTGGAGTGGTAAACATGTGCAAAGCGGTGCTCCCTTATATGCGCAAAGCCAGACATGGAAAAATTATCAACCTTAGTTCTATAGCCGGTGTGATGGCTGTTCCATATCAGGGTTTTTACTCTGCCTCTAAGTTTGCCATTGAAGGATACAGTGAAGCATTGGCATTAGAGCTGCATCCATTTAATATCAAAGTGTGCTTGGTTGAGCCGGGAGACTTTAATACCGGATTCACTGCCAATCGCAATATCTCGTCTTCCACATTAAACGATAAAGATTACGGTACAAGTTTTGCTGAGACACTGGCCCTTATCGAGAAAGCTGAAAATCAGGGGAGTAATCCCATAATGCTGGGGGCCGCAATCTGTAAGATCGTAGAGAAGAAGAATCCTTCCTTCCGTACGCTTGTAGGTCCAATGGAGCAGATCTTGTTTGCCCGCTGTAAAGGCTTGCTACCCGATAAACTGATTCAATTTGTATTGAGAGGATTTTATAAAATAAAATAG
- a CDS encoding MBL fold metallo-hydrolase, whose amino-acid sequence MKLKYLMLMFAMLSTGFASAGSFDTDTFKTKSNKEVIITFIKHGSLMLTYNKQSIQIDPVSEYADYSVFPKADAILITHEHGDHLDQKAISILTKKGTSIVINESAQKKLGKGTVMKNGDKIKILGHITVEAVPAYNTTPGREMFHPRHRDNGYLLTIDGLRIYIAGDTEDILEMKELKNIDVAFLPVNQPYTMTVPQAVHAAKMFMPKVLYPYHFGNTDVNKIKTELKGSSIDVRIRKME is encoded by the coding sequence ATGAAACTTAAATATTTAATGCTTATGTTTGCTATGCTCTCAACGGGTTTTGCATCAGCCGGTTCATTTGATACCGATACATTTAAGACTAAAAGTAACAAAGAAGTTATTATCACTTTCATTAAGCATGGAAGCTTGATGCTGACTTACAACAAACAATCTATTCAGATAGATCCGGTATCGGAATATGCTGATTATTCTGTTTTCCCCAAAGCAGATGCTATCCTCATCACTCATGAACACGGTGATCATCTGGATCAGAAAGCAATTAGTATTCTGACAAAGAAAGGAACCTCAATTGTAATCAATGAGTCTGCTCAAAAGAAACTAGGCAAGGGCACGGTTATGAAAAACGGAGATAAGATTAAGATTCTTGGTCATATAACAGTTGAGGCTGTTCCTGCCTATAACACGACTCCAGGCAGAGAAATGTTTCATCCCCGCCACCGTGATAATGGTTATCTGCTTACAATAGACGGATTGCGTATCTATATTGCAGGAGATACCGAGGATATCCTGGAAATGAAGGAACTTAAAAACATTGATGTTGCGTTTCTTCCGGTTAACCAGCCATATACAATGACTGTTCCTCAGGCTGTTCATGCTGCAAAAATGTTTATGCCAAAAGTTCTTTATCCCTATCATTTTGGTAATACAGATGTGAATAAGATAAAGACAGAATTGAAAGGCAGTTCCATTGATGTTCGTATCAGAAAGATGGAATAA
- a CDS encoding VOC family protein, translating to MHFDDGASLELMRRKDVIHQSKGEYLGYCHLAFSVGSKAELIELTERLREDSYQIVGEPLVIGNGCFESVALDVDSNRVELVA from the coding sequence ATCCATTTTGACGATGGTGCTTCTTTGGAACTTATGAGACGTAAAGATGTAATACATCAGAGCAAAGGCGAATATCTGGGATATTGCCATTTGGCTTTTTCTGTAGGCAGCAAAGCGGAGCTTATAGAATTGACTGAGCGATTGCGGGAAGATAGTTACCAGATAGTTGGTGAACCTCTTGTTATAGGAAATGGCTGTTTTGAGAGCGTGGCACTGGATGTTGACAGCAATAGAGTAGAACTTGTAGCGTAA